From a region of the Georgenia yuyongxinii genome:
- a CDS encoding branched-chain amino acid ABC transporter permease: MIIQGLIDAISTGALYGLAALGIGLVFGVMRLANFAHGEIITIAAYTLVLTWHWGAVISLALAIAASVLLALVLEFAVFRRMRRADASTLLIASFGLSFLLQRVYEIVFGNNVRTAAVAPALARSVEIGGVRVQMLSLVTIVVAGLLLLALHQFLNRSSLGLQVQAASTDFATARLLGVRANKVIALTFGISGALAAAVGFALVVQTGAVSPTFGVNITVLALIGAVIGGIDKLGSAVVGGFVVGFVSSILTSYLPGDVVNFRNAFVFAVVMVILILKPSGLLVRGPVLERA, from the coding sequence ATGATCATCCAAGGACTCATCGACGCCATCTCCACCGGCGCCCTGTACGGGCTCGCCGCACTGGGGATCGGCCTGGTCTTCGGCGTCATGCGCCTGGCCAACTTCGCGCACGGCGAGATCATCACCATCGCCGCCTACACGCTCGTGCTCACCTGGCACTGGGGCGCCGTCATCTCCCTGGCGCTGGCGATCGCGGCCTCCGTGCTGCTCGCGCTGGTGCTCGAGTTCGCCGTCTTCCGGCGGATGCGACGAGCGGACGCCTCGACCTTGCTCATCGCGAGCTTCGGGCTGAGCTTCTTGCTCCAGCGGGTCTACGAGATCGTCTTCGGCAACAACGTCCGCACGGCGGCCGTCGCGCCCGCGCTCGCCCGCTCGGTGGAGATCGGCGGCGTCCGGGTGCAGATGCTCTCCCTGGTCACCATCGTCGTCGCCGGTCTGCTGCTGCTGGCCCTGCACCAGTTCCTCAACCGGTCCAGCCTCGGGCTCCAGGTGCAGGCGGCCTCTACCGACTTCGCCACCGCCCGCCTGCTGGGCGTGCGGGCGAACAAGGTGATCGCGCTGACGTTCGGCATCAGCGGGGCGCTGGCGGCGGCGGTCGGGTTCGCGCTCGTCGTGCAGACCGGGGCGGTGTCGCCCACCTTCGGCGTCAACATCACCGTCCTCGCGCTCATCGGCGCGGTCATCGGCGGCATCGACAAGCTGGGGTCCGCCGTCGTCGGCGGCTTCGTGGTCGGGTTCGTCTCCTCGATCCTCACCAGCTACCTCCCCGGCGACGTCGTCAACTTCCGCAACGCGTTCGTCTTCGCCGTCGTCATGGTGATCCTCATCCTCAAGCCGTCGGGCCTCCTGGTCCGCGGCCCCGTCCTGGAGCGCGCATGA
- a CDS encoding ABC transporter ATP-binding protein: MPTTQPESALEPTTQQEPMLEVAGLEVRYSGVPAVKGISFAVGRGETVGLIGPNGAGKSSTLQALMGAVRTSAGAVRLAGRDITGLAPENVIRSGLALVPEGRHIFGDLSVRNNLRLGLVGRRDRTGIDEDLEQVLDLFPILREFGGRSAGLLSGGQQQQLAIGRALLARPDVLMLDEPSLGLSPTAVDTVFEALEAVRAQGTSILVVEQRAEFTIAFADRTYVLHDGRITLELTPDAAQDEDLLTKAYFGS; encoded by the coding sequence GTGCCCACGACGCAGCCTGAGTCGGCGCTCGAGCCGACGACGCAGCAAGAGCCCATGCTCGAGGTCGCCGGCCTCGAGGTCCGGTACAGCGGCGTCCCCGCGGTGAAGGGCATCTCCTTCGCCGTCGGACGCGGCGAGACGGTCGGCCTCATCGGGCCGAACGGTGCGGGGAAGTCCTCCACCCTGCAGGCGCTCATGGGCGCCGTGCGGACCAGCGCCGGCGCCGTCAGGCTGGCTGGGCGCGACATCACCGGGCTCGCCCCCGAGAACGTCATCCGCAGCGGCCTGGCGCTCGTCCCCGAGGGCCGGCACATCTTCGGGGACCTCTCGGTCCGCAACAACCTCCGCCTCGGCCTCGTCGGACGACGCGACCGCACCGGTATCGACGAGGACCTCGAGCAGGTCCTCGACCTCTTCCCGATCCTGCGCGAGTTCGGCGGCCGCTCCGCCGGCCTGCTCTCGGGCGGCCAGCAGCAGCAGCTCGCCATCGGCCGCGCCCTGCTCGCGAGGCCCGACGTGCTGATGCTCGACGAACCCTCCCTCGGCCTCTCGCCGACCGCCGTCGACACCGTCTTCGAGGCGCTGGAGGCCGTCCGGGCCCAGGGCACCTCGATCCTCGTGGTCGAGCAGCGCGCCGAGTTCACCATCGCCTTCGCGGACCGCACCTACGTGCTCCACGACGGGCGGATCACGCTCGAGCTGACACCCGACGCGGCCCAGGACGAAGACCTCCTCACGAAGGCGTACTTCGGATCATGA
- a CDS encoding ABC transporter ATP-binding protein yields the protein MTKTLAVSGITRSFRGVKALVGVDLTVTSGAVLGLIGPNGAGKSTLVNIISGYDRPDTGTVTMDGVDVTRTDARTKARNGLARTFQHGHTYHGLSVRENIEVAALGTGRRRAEARRRATELMERLGIADRANQLAAALPHGTERRLGVARALAIEPRYLLLDEPAAGLNEGEIGEFGDVVRSIAAEGTGVLLIDHNIRLIMAVCDTIHVVVQGKSFLEGTPETVQRSEALAEAYLGRSGRAHDAA from the coding sequence ATGACGAAGACTCTCGCCGTCAGCGGTATCACCCGGTCCTTCCGGGGGGTCAAGGCCCTTGTGGGCGTCGACCTGACCGTCACGAGCGGCGCCGTCCTCGGGCTGATCGGCCCGAACGGCGCGGGGAAGTCCACGCTGGTGAACATCATCAGCGGGTACGACCGGCCGGACACCGGCACGGTGACGATGGACGGCGTGGACGTCACCAGGACCGACGCGCGCACCAAGGCGCGCAACGGCCTGGCCCGGACGTTCCAGCACGGCCACACGTACCACGGGCTCTCGGTGCGGGAGAACATCGAGGTGGCTGCCCTCGGCACCGGCCGGCGGCGGGCGGAGGCCCGCCGCCGGGCGACCGAGCTCATGGAGCGGCTCGGCATCGCCGACCGCGCCAACCAGCTCGCGGCGGCCCTGCCGCACGGCACCGAGCGGCGCCTCGGCGTCGCCCGGGCCCTCGCGATCGAACCGCGCTACCTGCTGCTCGACGAGCCCGCCGCCGGCCTCAACGAGGGCGAGATCGGCGAGTTCGGCGACGTCGTCCGCTCGATCGCGGCGGAGGGCACCGGCGTGCTGCTCATCGACCACAACATCCGGCTGATCATGGCCGTCTGCGACACCATCCACGTCGTCGTCCAGGGGAAGAGCTTCCTCGAGGGCACGCCGGAGACGGTGCAGCGCAGCGAGGCCCTCGCCGAGGCCTACCTGGGGAGGAGCGGACGTGCCCACGACGCAGCCTGA
- a CDS encoding ABC transporter substrate-binding protein has protein sequence MSLPRIAPLAGLAGVALLLAGCVSSAQEEPAPSAETSDGAAGTQPSGSAETVTIGVVMASSGFMGPIDTPPLNAMKLEAETLNAAGGIGGQQIELKVIDTGTNLDRYASAATELISGGAEVLIVTCDYDVSSPAALVAETENVLSIAPCIGDPIYGPAGGLENGFSMGSGTPGEATIQAEFAYEQGWTSAVLLTDTTLKYTQNQCEIFEKRFTELGGTIVSKYDYQQGDSVRETVSAVAAGEEPAVIANCGYSPGGATVAKEMRDGGVNAPIISGFGMDGDFWTGGIPGLSDYYVVTYAAKNGDDPNPAVNEAADAYEAAYGERPSVGAFVAGHSTLQAIKAAYEEAGSWDGDKLTAALETMGELDLMAGPTKFTEELHISVERPMRVLQVKDGKLAFVEERAPEKVTFAG, from the coding sequence ATGTCCCTCCCTCGCATCGCACCGCTCGCCGGTCTTGCCGGCGTGGCGCTCCTCCTGGCCGGTTGCGTCTCCAGCGCCCAAGAGGAACCCGCGCCCTCCGCGGAGACCTCCGACGGTGCCGCGGGCACCCAGCCCTCCGGCAGCGCCGAGACCGTGACCATCGGCGTGGTCATGGCGTCGTCGGGCTTCATGGGCCCGATCGACACCCCGCCCCTGAACGCCATGAAGCTGGAGGCCGAGACGCTCAACGCCGCGGGTGGTATCGGCGGGCAGCAGATCGAGCTGAAGGTCATCGACACCGGCACGAACCTCGACCGGTACGCCTCGGCGGCGACCGAGCTCATCAGTGGCGGTGCCGAGGTCCTCATCGTCACCTGCGACTACGACGTCTCCTCCCCGGCCGCGCTCGTCGCCGAGACCGAGAACGTCCTGAGCATCGCCCCCTGCATCGGCGACCCGATCTACGGGCCGGCCGGCGGGCTGGAGAACGGGTTCTCGATGGGCTCTGGGACCCCCGGCGAGGCCACGATCCAGGCCGAGTTCGCCTACGAGCAGGGCTGGACCAGCGCCGTCCTCCTCACGGACACCACCCTGAAGTACACGCAGAACCAGTGCGAGATCTTCGAGAAGCGCTTCACCGAGCTCGGCGGCACGATCGTCTCCAAGTACGACTACCAGCAGGGCGACTCCGTCCGCGAGACGGTCTCCGCCGTCGCGGCGGGCGAGGAGCCGGCCGTCATCGCCAACTGCGGCTACTCCCCGGGCGGCGCCACCGTCGCCAAGGAGATGCGCGACGGCGGCGTGAACGCGCCGATCATCTCCGGCTTCGGCATGGACGGTGACTTCTGGACCGGCGGCATCCCTGGCCTGAGCGACTACTACGTGGTCACCTATGCCGCGAAGAACGGCGACGACCCCAACCCCGCCGTCAACGAGGCCGCCGACGCCTACGAGGCCGCCTACGGCGAGCGTCCTTCCGTCGGCGCGTTCGTCGCCGGGCACTCCACCCTCCAGGCCATCAAAGCCGCCTACGAGGAGGCCGGCAGCTGGGACGGCGACAAGCTGACAGCCGCGCTCGAGACGATGGGCGAGCTGGACCTCATGGCCGGCCCCACCAAGTTCACCGAGGAGCTGCACATCTCCGTCGAGCGGCCCATGCGGGTGCTGCAGGTCAAGGACGGCAAGCTCGCGTTCGTCGAGGAGCGCGCGCCCGAGAAGGTCACCTTCGCAGGATGA
- a CDS encoding FAD-dependent monooxygenase yields the protein MVRELPVAVIGGGPIGLVTAIGLAHYGVPVVVYEEDDRLSLDTKAGTILTRTLEVLHRYGALDDVLRAAVRVDEIGELDRATNTSTLSVRTGDLTEDTRYPFVINIPQHELEPLLRDALERKAPGALRMGHRLRTFTDHGDRVELTLDGPAGEVIQEAGYVLACDGGHSTVRRLLGITVEGKTLEDRYSLVDLKVDLDLANPRDYPYLAYFGDPQEWMVLVRQPHCWRFLFPLGPGRPEPTREEFAEKVARFIGETDSMEILGTNIYSVHHRVAETWNVGRVFLMGDAAHLITPMWALGLNTGILDASNLPWRLAWLFRGWADESVLAGYEQEQAPVAIKGSGALAEAARANMGRRAEGAPAMGEGNWGNAFTRALLGVKLDVDGDGEWSMVKSGDVPLPVTAGDRAPDLPVFGPDGQTYVHDLCANSFVALHFTDARRQPNIPGPTRPGLRHYVVSRWDAPHDSGLRDRALFDPSERLRRRLGVGEDVVVLLRPDAHIAAILPAGDPDAVVEKYRSIVGAAASVPVPAS from the coding sequence ATGGTTCGCGAGCTGCCTGTCGCCGTCATCGGTGGCGGTCCTATCGGTCTTGTCACTGCGATCGGACTTGCGCACTACGGTGTGCCCGTCGTCGTCTACGAGGAGGACGACCGCCTGTCGCTGGACACCAAGGCGGGCACGATCCTCACCCGCACCCTGGAGGTGCTGCACCGCTACGGGGCTCTCGACGACGTGCTGCGCGCCGCTGTGCGGGTGGACGAGATCGGCGAGCTGGACCGCGCGACGAACACCTCCACGCTGTCCGTGCGCACCGGCGACCTCACCGAGGACACCCGATACCCGTTCGTCATCAACATCCCCCAGCACGAGCTCGAGCCGCTGCTGCGCGACGCCCTGGAGCGCAAGGCCCCCGGGGCCCTGCGCATGGGCCACCGCCTGCGGACCTTCACCGACCACGGCGACCGGGTCGAGCTCACCCTCGACGGGCCCGCGGGTGAGGTGATCCAGGAGGCCGGCTACGTCCTGGCCTGCGACGGCGGGCACTCGACCGTCCGCCGCCTGCTCGGCATCACCGTGGAGGGCAAGACGCTCGAGGACCGGTACAGCCTCGTCGACCTCAAGGTGGACCTCGACCTGGCCAACCCGCGCGACTACCCCTACCTGGCGTACTTCGGCGACCCGCAGGAGTGGATGGTGCTCGTGCGCCAGCCGCACTGCTGGCGCTTCCTCTTCCCCCTCGGCCCCGGCCGCCCGGAACCGACCCGGGAGGAGTTCGCCGAGAAGGTGGCCCGCTTCATCGGCGAGACGGACTCGATGGAGATCCTGGGCACGAACATCTACAGCGTCCACCACCGCGTGGCCGAGACGTGGAACGTGGGCCGGGTCTTCCTCATGGGCGACGCCGCGCACCTCATCACCCCGATGTGGGCGCTCGGGCTCAACACCGGCATCCTCGACGCCTCGAACCTGCCCTGGCGGCTGGCCTGGCTCTTCCGGGGCTGGGCCGACGAGTCGGTGCTCGCCGGCTACGAGCAGGAGCAGGCTCCCGTGGCCATCAAGGGCTCCGGGGCTCTCGCCGAGGCGGCGCGCGCGAACATGGGCCGCCGGGCCGAGGGCGCACCCGCCATGGGTGAGGGCAACTGGGGCAACGCGTTCACCCGCGCCCTGCTCGGCGTGAAGCTCGACGTGGACGGCGACGGCGAGTGGTCGATGGTCAAGTCCGGCGACGTGCCGCTGCCCGTCACGGCGGGGGACCGCGCACCCGACCTGCCGGTCTTCGGGCCCGACGGCCAGACGTACGTGCACGACCTGTGCGCGAACTCGTTCGTCGCGCTCCACTTCACCGACGCCCGCCGGCAGCCGAACATCCCCGGCCCGACGCGGCCGGGCCTGCGGCACTACGTGGTCAGCCGCTGGGACGCCCCGCACGACTCCGGGCTACGCGACCGGGCCCTCTTCGACCCCTCGGAGCGGCTGCGCCGCCGGCTCGGCGTGGGGGAGGACGTGGTGGTCCTGCTGCGCCCGGACGCCCACATCGCGGCGATCCTCCCGGCCGGCGACCCCGACGCCGTCGTCGAGAAGTACCGCAGCATCGTCGGCGCCGCGGCTTCGGTGCCGGTCCCGGCCTCGTAG
- a CDS encoding SDR family NAD(P)-dependent oxidoreductase encodes MRATFDATGHVLVVTGGASGIGAAVAREYATAGGHAVVLDVAEGPSTDGVEHVHVDVADRDAVHAAVEQIVDRHGRIDGLVAGAAVQPRVPVLEMDAETWRRTLAINLDGVVWACQAVVPHMVRRRSGSVVAFASGLARTGHAEASAYAASKAALVAFLQSLAAEVAEHRVRVNTVFPGVIDTPQMRAANPPGPEYEQWLRTTGVGVAADVVGPLMYLMSDAATMTGSTLTRDRVFSKEEK; translated from the coding sequence GTGAGGGCAACGTTTGACGCCACCGGTCACGTCCTGGTGGTCACGGGCGGTGCGTCCGGGATCGGCGCGGCCGTCGCTCGGGAGTACGCCACGGCCGGCGGGCATGCCGTCGTCCTGGACGTGGCCGAGGGGCCGAGCACCGACGGCGTGGAGCACGTGCACGTCGACGTCGCCGACCGCGACGCCGTCCACGCCGCGGTGGAGCAGATCGTGGACCGGCACGGCCGGATCGACGGGCTCGTCGCGGGCGCGGCCGTCCAGCCGCGCGTGCCTGTGCTGGAGATGGACGCCGAGACCTGGCGGCGCACCCTCGCGATCAATCTCGACGGCGTCGTGTGGGCGTGCCAGGCGGTGGTGCCGCACATGGTGCGGCGTCGGTCCGGCTCGGTCGTCGCGTTCGCCTCCGGGCTGGCCCGGACGGGCCACGCCGAGGCGTCCGCCTATGCGGCGAGCAAGGCCGCCCTCGTCGCGTTCCTGCAGTCGCTCGCGGCCGAGGTCGCCGAGCACCGGGTGCGCGTCAACACCGTCTTCCCGGGCGTCATCGACACCCCCCAGATGCGGGCGGCCAACCCGCCCGGGCCCGAGTACGAGCAGTGGCTGCGCACCACCGGCGTCGGGGTGGCGGCCGACGTCGTCGGACCCCTGATGTACCTCATGTCCGACGCCGCCACCATGACCGGTTCGACCCTCACCCGCGACCGGGTGTTCAGCAAGGAGGAGAAGTAA
- a CDS encoding phytoene desaturase family protein — translation MSAAAADAVVVGGGVNGMVAAAVLARAGWDVVLMDRNERIGGFIASAEATTPGYVDDLYSSWHPLFVTSPAFAELGPDLERHGLRYRNTDGAVTASVADGGRVTVAHRDPALTAAVMSPGDRRAYLQMVDEFGRRADRIGALMGADLRAPAGLGAALRLGGRSGLRGSERLTRDLLSSGRSWAGRTFHGPEVDHLWVPWLLHAGLSPDAASGGFMLPLFAATTHLAGLPVVEGGAGNFVAAFEGLLSELGVDVRTGVHVDRVLVRGGRAVGVDAGGERILARRAVLASVSPQALYGDLLGAAAPQARRAGAATYQPGRAAMHVHVTLDRPLEWTDERLADIPLVHVSDGSASTGVACAEALAGLLPQRPTVVVGRQHLLDPSRVPAGTGALWLQLQEVPFAPVGDAAGELRPDGAWTPELARAYADRVLDRVAAHAPGLRGAVRDVRVTTPADLLARNPNAIAGDPYGGSAELDQNLWWRPFPQGAGGTGVDALVHIGAAVHPGPGLGAGSGYRAAHRLVRRARTLRPAPRRAGEKQKEKVHA, via the coding sequence GTGAGCGCGGCCGCGGCGGACGCCGTCGTCGTCGGAGGCGGCGTCAACGGGATGGTCGCCGCCGCCGTGCTGGCCCGCGCGGGCTGGGACGTGGTCCTGATGGACCGCAACGAGCGGATCGGCGGCTTCATCGCCTCCGCCGAGGCGACGACGCCGGGGTACGTCGACGACCTCTACTCCTCCTGGCACCCGCTCTTCGTGACCTCGCCGGCCTTCGCCGAGCTCGGGCCCGACCTGGAGCGGCACGGGCTGCGCTACCGCAACACCGACGGCGCCGTGACCGCCAGCGTGGCGGACGGCGGCCGGGTCACCGTGGCGCACCGCGACCCCGCGCTCACCGCCGCCGTCATGTCGCCGGGCGACCGGCGGGCCTACCTGCAGATGGTGGACGAGTTCGGCCGCCGCGCGGACCGTATCGGCGCGCTCATGGGTGCCGACCTGCGCGCCCCGGCCGGCCTCGGGGCGGCGCTGCGCCTCGGCGGCCGGTCGGGGCTGCGCGGCTCCGAGCGCCTGACCCGGGACCTGCTCAGCTCGGGCCGGTCCTGGGCGGGCCGCACCTTCCACGGACCCGAGGTCGACCATCTCTGGGTCCCGTGGCTCCTGCACGCCGGCCTCTCGCCGGACGCCGCCTCGGGCGGCTTCATGCTGCCGCTCTTCGCCGCCACGACGCACCTGGCCGGGCTGCCCGTCGTCGAGGGCGGGGCCGGGAACTTCGTCGCCGCCTTCGAGGGCCTGCTCTCCGAGCTCGGCGTCGACGTCCGCACCGGCGTGCACGTGGACCGCGTGCTCGTGCGCGGCGGCCGGGCGGTCGGCGTCGACGCCGGCGGTGAGCGGATCCTCGCCCGTCGGGCCGTCCTTGCCTCGGTGTCCCCGCAGGCGCTCTACGGCGACCTCCTCGGGGCCGCGGCACCTCAGGCCCGGCGCGCGGGGGCCGCCACGTACCAGCCCGGCCGCGCCGCGATGCATGTGCACGTGACCCTCGACCGGCCGCTGGAGTGGACCGACGAGCGGCTCGCCGACATCCCGCTCGTGCACGTCAGCGACGGGTCGGCGTCCACCGGTGTCGCCTGCGCCGAGGCGCTGGCCGGGCTCCTGCCGCAGCGTCCCACCGTGGTCGTCGGCCGCCAGCACCTGCTCGACCCCTCCCGCGTCCCGGCCGGCACCGGCGCCCTCTGGCTCCAGCTCCAGGAGGTGCCGTTCGCGCCCGTCGGCGACGCGGCGGGGGAGCTCCGTCCCGACGGGGCCTGGACCCCGGAGCTCGCCCGGGCCTACGCCGACCGGGTGCTGGACCGCGTGGCCGCGCACGCCCCCGGGCTGCGCGGCGCCGTCCGCGACGTGCGGGTCACCACCCCGGCCGACCTGCTCGCCCGCAACCCCAACGCCATCGCCGGCGACCCCTACGGCGGCTCGGCGGAGCTGGACCAGAACCTGTGGTGGCGCCCCTTCCCGCAAGGCGCCGGCGGAACCGGCGTGGACGCCCTCGTGCACATCGGCGCGGCCGTCCACCCCGGGCCGGGTCTTGGCGCCGGCTCGGGTTACCGCGCCGCACACCGCCTGGTCCGCCGGGCACGAACGCTCCGCCCGGCACCGCGCCGCGCGGGGGAGAAGCAGAAAGAGAAGGTGCACGCGTGA
- a CDS encoding NADPH-dependent FMN reductase, protein MNGNVVVVVGNPRPGSRTAAVARALGRRVAGDGEVRVIELAELAGELFDPASAAVAEAVDAVRGAAALVVASPTYKATYTGLLKAFLDRFAADALLGIPTVPLMVAGAPHHALAVETSLRPVLVEIGASMPTRGVFVLDADLTDPGAALEAWSTTYLAVLAPAVAARVAARAHPVATEVTA, encoded by the coding sequence ATGAACGGGAACGTCGTCGTGGTCGTGGGCAACCCCCGGCCCGGATCGCGTACCGCCGCTGTGGCGCGCGCCCTGGGCCGGCGGGTGGCCGGCGACGGCGAGGTGCGCGTGATCGAGCTGGCCGAGCTCGCCGGGGAGCTCTTCGACCCGGCCTCGGCCGCCGTCGCGGAGGCGGTGGACGCAGTACGCGGCGCCGCCGCCCTCGTCGTCGCCTCACCCACCTACAAGGCCACCTACACCGGTCTGCTCAAGGCGTTCCTGGACCGTTTCGCGGCCGACGCGCTGCTCGGCATCCCCACCGTGCCGCTCATGGTGGCCGGCGCCCCGCACCACGCCCTCGCCGTCGAGACCTCGTTGCGCCCGGTCCTGGTGGAGATCGGCGCGAGCATGCCCACCCGCGGGGTGTTCGTGCTCGACGCCGACCTCACCGACCCCGGCGCCGCCCTCGAGGCCTGGAGCACCACCTACCTGGCCGTGCTCGCCCCCGCCGTCGCCGCCCGGGTGGCGGCGCGAGCACACCCGGTCGCCACCGAGGTGACCGCGTGA
- a CDS encoding LLM class flavin-dependent oxidoreductase has product MTQTLDTQQQVRPMLADTGLKLGLFSANCSGGFAVTKIEERWSASWDDNERMAILADEVGIDFLLPIARWIGYGGETNFHGGVLETLTWAAGLLAKTKNITIFSTVHTAFNHPVVVAKQLATIDQLSHGRAGLNVVAGWNQPEYEIFGVDLPKEHDDRYARAQEWFDLIQRIWSEDAPFDHDGRFFNGKHIYGNPKPFGGRMPILNAGSSGQGREFGARNADYVFTNVFGPEDGAGIVEKLSSHAQEAYGREFGVLTPSHVVCRPTRKEAEEFLHYYAEENADWSAVDNLMRLQNLHAKSFTPEMLATYRSRFAAGHGSVPLYGTPDDVADELERYYRAGFSGLTLAFVDYVSELEYFAQEVLPRLERKGVRKPR; this is encoded by the coding sequence ATGACCCAGACCCTCGACACCCAGCAGCAGGTCCGCCCGATGCTGGCCGACACCGGCCTGAAGCTAGGGCTCTTCAGCGCGAACTGCTCCGGCGGCTTCGCCGTCACGAAGATCGAGGAGCGCTGGTCCGCGAGCTGGGACGACAACGAGCGGATGGCGATCCTCGCCGACGAGGTCGGCATCGACTTCCTGCTGCCCATCGCCCGGTGGATCGGGTACGGGGGCGAGACAAACTTCCACGGCGGCGTCCTGGAGACTCTGACCTGGGCGGCCGGGCTGCTGGCGAAGACGAAAAACATCACGATCTTCTCCACCGTGCACACCGCCTTCAACCACCCGGTCGTCGTCGCCAAGCAGCTCGCCACCATCGACCAGCTCAGCCACGGCCGTGCCGGGCTCAACGTCGTCGCCGGCTGGAACCAGCCGGAGTACGAGATCTTCGGTGTCGACCTGCCGAAGGAGCACGACGACCGCTACGCCCGAGCCCAGGAGTGGTTCGACCTCATCCAGCGCATCTGGAGCGAGGACGCGCCGTTCGACCACGACGGCCGCTTCTTCAACGGCAAGCACATCTACGGCAACCCCAAGCCGTTCGGCGGCCGGATGCCGATCCTCAACGCCGGATCCTCGGGCCAGGGGCGCGAGTTCGGCGCCCGCAACGCCGACTACGTCTTCACCAACGTCTTCGGTCCCGAGGACGGTGCGGGCATCGTGGAGAAGCTCTCCAGCCACGCGCAGGAGGCCTACGGCCGCGAGTTCGGTGTGCTCACGCCCAGCCACGTGGTGTGCCGCCCCACCCGCAAGGAGGCCGAGGAGTTTCTCCACTACTACGCGGAGGAGAACGCCGACTGGTCCGCCGTCGACAACCTCATGCGCCTGCAGAACCTCCACGCCAAGTCCTTCACCCCCGAGATGCTCGCCACCTACCGGTCGCGCTTCGCCGCCGGGCACGGGTCCGTCCCGCTGTACGGCACGCCGGACGACGTGGCCGACGAGCTCGAGCGCTACTACCGGGCCGGCTTCTCCGGCCTGACGCTGGCCTTCGTCGACTACGTCTCCGAGCTCGAGTACTTCGCCCAGGAGGTGCTCCCGCGGCTGGAGCGCAAGGGCGTGCGGAAGCCCCGATGA